A region of Nitrospirota bacterium DNA encodes the following proteins:
- a CDS encoding response regulator: MKLSAGRLRSSLAFRTIAPVVAIALIAWISLYIFVLRSVSQFADNRIRESFVEMAHDVYLVCDRSLNELYKTGTFDEESTIRIKKTLALDMIGDFMRQNKLAGMVMHQGKMLFAAEGTPKELSDAAAKLNNSNAVTAFPLGSRTYYAYQIRFQPWEWDITLIKDAADYASLLHSVKLAYGITGFMLTAVTLLFIYSLRKNIRYPLSSILDPISRGEMPVYRGITEFEHLSNSIRSAMELRDRETRMLNNIYHLAAVKRGKDYFDEVAMTISRLFSLHAYLSKLNPDGETEQIVSLHINGAIRKGFGMPLRGTPDESVIEKKHIVVIEAGLRQQFPDVKAFAEVNADFFIGFAIFNSKSEAIGIIGAFGERREITESDIKVLQTIGQIVAAEFERSDEEKEKESIREQLFQAHKMEAIGTLAGGIAHDFNNMLQGILGHASLLKALIKPGTSLYESADTIEHIADRAAQLTRQLLGFARKGKYLIEPISVNEVINAVLKIITKTFDRNIEIETDLSSEGMTIEGDRSQIEQVILNLCLNARDAMPGGGTLRIETAIRSDAPDSIGRGDTFSQKVTIKITDTGSGIAESVKEHIFEPFFTTKELGKGTGMGLAMVYGVVKNHAGTINVETSQGKGTTFTVSFPASNPVASVIQAVQPAPASGRGTILIVDDEDYIRSILQTMLEKLGYRVISAVNGKEALEVYAEQQADIDLVILDLIMPVMNGEEAFHRLREINEKVKVLIASGHTTAGDPGFPLQQGLHGFIQKPFSLHSIADKVQSLLSV; encoded by the coding sequence ATGAAGCTGTCCGCCGGGCGCCTCCGCAGCAGCCTTGCATTCCGGACGATCGCTCCTGTTGTAGCGATAGCGCTGATAGCCTGGATCAGCCTGTACATCTTTGTCCTGCGTTCAGTCTCCCAATTCGCTGACAATCGGATACGCGAGTCATTTGTCGAAATGGCCCATGATGTATACCTGGTCTGTGACCGGAGCCTGAACGAACTGTATAAGACCGGCACGTTTGATGAGGAAAGCACCATACGGATAAAAAAGACACTTGCGCTCGACATGATCGGGGATTTCATGCGCCAGAACAAGCTCGCAGGCATGGTCATGCATCAGGGGAAGATGCTGTTTGCTGCAGAAGGCACCCCAAAAGAACTTTCAGACGCTGCCGCAAAGCTGAACAACAGCAATGCCGTTACGGCCTTTCCTCTCGGCAGTCGTACCTACTACGCCTACCAGATCAGATTTCAGCCCTGGGAATGGGACATTACGCTGATCAAGGACGCTGCAGATTACGCGTCCCTGCTGCACAGCGTCAAGCTCGCTTATGGCATTACCGGCTTTATGCTGACCGCCGTGACCCTGCTCTTTATATATTCTCTCAGAAAGAATATCCGTTATCCTCTCAGCAGCATCCTCGACCCGATCAGCAGAGGGGAGATGCCTGTCTATAGGGGTATCACTGAATTCGAGCACTTGAGCAACAGCATTAGAAGTGCCATGGAACTCCGTGACCGGGAGACCCGCATGCTGAACAATATTTATCACCTTGCGGCAGTGAAGCGGGGAAAGGATTATTTTGACGAAGTTGCGATGACGATCTCGCGGCTCTTCTCCCTGCACGCCTATCTGTCTAAGCTTAACCCTGACGGAGAAACCGAGCAGATCGTTTCCCTGCATATAAACGGCGCCATCCGCAAGGGTTTCGGCATGCCCCTCAGGGGTACCCCGGACGAAAGCGTGATCGAGAAAAAACATATTGTTGTCATCGAAGCTGGGCTGAGGCAGCAGTTCCCTGACGTAAAGGCCTTTGCTGAGGTCAATGCCGATTTTTTCATCGGCTTCGCGATCTTCAACAGTAAAAGTGAGGCGATCGGTATTATCGGCGCTTTTGGCGAGAGGCGGGAGATCACAGAATCGGACATCAAGGTTCTTCAGACCATAGGACAGATCGTTGCAGCAGAGTTCGAACGCAGCGACGAGGAAAAAGAGAAGGAGAGCATCAGGGAGCAGCTTTTTCAGGCGCATAAAATGGAAGCTATCGGCACCCTTGCGGGCGGTATAGCGCATGATTTCAATAATATGCTCCAGGGCATTCTGGGACATGCATCCCTGCTGAAGGCTCTGATCAAACCGGGGACATCCCTGTATGAATCAGCGGATACGATCGAACATATTGCGGACCGCGCTGCACAGCTTACCCGGCAGCTTCTTGGCTTTGCAAGAAAGGGGAAATACCTTATAGAGCCCATTTCGGTCAATGAAGTTATCAACGCTGTTCTGAAGATCATTACAAAGACCTTTGACAGGAACATAGAAATAGAAACCGACCTCAGCAGTGAAGGCATGACCATTGAAGGCGACCGAAGCCAGATCGAGCAGGTTATTCTGAACCTCTGCCTGAATGCCAGGGACGCCATGCCGGGCGGTGGGACACTCCGCATTGAGACAGCCATAAGGAGCGATGCGCCGGACAGCATCGGCCGCGGAGATACGTTTTCCCAAAAGGTGACCATAAAGATAACTGACACAGGGTCAGGCATTGCCGAATCAGTTAAAGAGCATATATTCGAGCCTTTTTTTACGACAAAGGAACTGGGCAAGGGAACCGGCATGGGTCTTGCCATGGTTTATGGCGTTGTCAAGAATCATGCAGGCACGATCAATGTTGAAACTTCTCAGGGAAAGGGCACTACATTCACCGTAAGCTTTCCGGCTTCAAATCCGGTCGCCAGTGTCATACAGGCAGTGCAGCCGGCGCCTGCTTCCGGCAGAGGAACGATCCTTATCGTTGACGATGAAGATTACATCAGAAGCATACTCCAGACCATGCTTGAGAAACTTGGATACCGCGTGATCTCTGCGGTCAACGGCAAAGAGGCTCTTGAGGTATATGCCGAACAGCAGGCAGACATTGACCTCGTGATCCTGGACCTTATCATGCCTGTCATGAACGGCGAGGAAGCATTCCACCGTCTCAGAGAAATCAACGAAAAGGTAAAGGTCCTTATAGCCTCCGGACATACCACTGCAGGAGATCCGGGTTTTCCGCTTCAGCAGGGCCTGCACGGCTTTATCCAGAAGCCCTTCTCTCTGCACAGTATCGCTGATAAAGTCCAGTCCCTGCTTTCCGTCTGA
- a CDS encoding TlyA family RNA methyltransferase: protein MKQKDRLDKIMVDKQLVKSRDRAKALIMAGNVLVDGRQESKAGALIDVNAVVALTEKDIPFVSRGGVKLEGALAFFRIDPAGKTIMDIGSSTGGFTDCVLKHGAARVYAIDVGYGQLDWSLRNDPRVILHEKTNIRHLEHDRIPELVDLVVIDVSFISLTQVLPRALDFLSPEGNVLAMVKPQFEVGREMVEKGGVIRDEQKRRSAVQKVSEFSATAGFLVMGDYESPLPGQKGNREYFIHLRRKNHV, encoded by the coding sequence ATGAAACAAAAAGACAGATTGGACAAGATCATGGTTGACAAACAACTGGTGAAGAGCAGAGACCGGGCAAAGGCGCTCATCATGGCAGGAAATGTCCTCGTTGACGGAAGACAGGAATCCAAGGCAGGCGCTCTCATTGATGTCAACGCTGTTGTAGCTCTCACGGAAAAGGATATTCCGTTTGTGAGCAGAGGCGGCGTCAAGCTCGAAGGAGCGCTGGCCTTTTTCAGGATCGATCCTGCCGGCAAGACCATAATGGATATCGGAAGCTCCACCGGCGGTTTTACCGACTGCGTATTAAAACACGGAGCAGCACGCGTCTATGCCATTGACGTCGGTTATGGCCAGCTTGACTGGTCTCTGAGGAATGACCCGCGCGTCATCCTGCACGAAAAGACGAACATCCGGCATCTGGAGCATGACCGCATCCCTGAACTGGTCGATCTCGTCGTGATCGATGTATCATTCATCTCCCTCACCCAGGTGCTGCCCAGAGCGCTCGATTTTCTCTCTCCCGAAGGCAACGTGCTGGCCATGGTCAAACCTCAGTTCGAGGTCGGCAGAGAAATGGTCGAAAAAGGCGGCGTCATACGCGATGAGCAGAAAAGACGCTCTGCAGTACAAAAAGTAAGCGAATTTTCCGCAACTGCCGGGTTCCTGGTCATGGGGGATTACGAGTCTCCCCTGCCCGGACAGAAAGGCAACAGGGAATATTTCATTCACCTAAGGAGAAAGAATCATGTATGA
- a CDS encoding polyprenyl synthetase family protein, translating into MDIKFYLKDKQTLIDTFFRELYGRQHHPPILQEAMLYSLFAGGKRIRPILALAAYETCGGDPNEIVPYASTLELIHTYSLIHDDLPAMDNDDLRRGKPTNHKVYGEAVAILAGDALLTEAFSILSDTSLSSKVPVSHQMAALREIALASGLDGMVAGQVQDMLSENQEPDAETLQFIHSHKTGALLRASVRIGPILCGSSQEVLDALTTYGTNIGLAFQVIDDILDIEGDTEEMGKTAGSDEKINKMTYPRFYGLQRSKEIAQNLITNAKTALSLFSSEADPLREIADYLLTRRN; encoded by the coding sequence ATGGATATAAAATTTTATCTTAAAGATAAACAGACGCTGATAGATACGTTCTTCAGGGAATTGTACGGCAGACAGCATCATCCCCCTATTCTGCAGGAAGCTATGCTCTATTCGCTTTTTGCCGGAGGAAAACGAATACGGCCTATCCTTGCGCTCGCAGCATACGAAACCTGCGGCGGCGATCCGAACGAGATCGTTCCCTATGCGTCGACACTCGAGCTGATCCATACCTATTCCCTGATCCATGATGATCTTCCTGCCATGGACAATGATGATCTGAGGAGGGGTAAACCCACGAACCACAAGGTATATGGCGAGGCGGTCGCTATCCTTGCGGGAGACGCCCTTCTCACCGAAGCATTCAGTATCCTCTCGGATACTTCCCTGTCATCTAAGGTTCCCGTATCTCACCAGATGGCAGCACTGCGGGAAATAGCCCTCGCCTCAGGCCTTGACGGCATGGTGGCCGGGCAGGTTCAGGATATGCTCTCCGAGAATCAGGAGCCTGATGCTGAAACCCTTCAGTTCATCCATTCGCACAAGACCGGGGCCTTGCTGCGCGCGTCAGTGCGTATCGGTCCTATTCTCTGCGGGAGCAGCCAGGAAGTGCTTGATGCCCTGACGACCTATGGGACCAACATCGGCCTTGCGTTCCAGGTGATCGATGATATACTTGACATAGAGGGCGATACCGAGGAAATGGGCAAAACAGCAGGCTCTGATGAAAAGATCAACAAGATGACTTACCCTCGTTTTTACGGCCTGCAGAGGTCAAAAGAGATAGCCCAAAACCTTATTACCAACGCAAAGACTGCTCTCTCTCTCTTTTCATCTGAAGCTGATCCGCTCAGGGAAATTGCCGATTATCTCCTGACAAGGAGGAACTGA
- a CDS encoding 1-deoxy-D-xylulose-5-phosphate synthase has protein sequence MILEKVSSPQDLRTLSADELKTLSDELRTLIIETVAVNGGHLASNLGIIELTIALHHVFNSPVDKIVWDVGHQSYAHKILTGRKETFTTLRTEKGISGFPKIAESPHDAFGTGHSSTSISAALGLLEARDRNHEQFKVIAVIGDGALSGGIAFEGMNNAGHGKKDLIVILNDNEMSISPNVGALSAYMNRILTDERYRKFKKDTISFLEGIPKLGGSVAKIARKTEETLKGMILPGLLFEELGFDYIGPIDGHNTELLIETLNRIKSSTSPTLVHVITKKGKGYEFSEKDPCVFHGIGPFEVETGSPLSTGSVSYSAAFGTCLAELAESDPKVIAISAAMKEGTGLDCFAERFPDRFYDVGIAEQHAVTFAAGLAAGGLKPVVAVYSTFLQRAYDQIIHDVCLQNLPVVFAIDRAGLVGEDGPTHHGIFDISFLRHIPNLTCLAPKNTEELRLMLAWALDHAGPVAIRYPRGRAPQSGIPASPMAPGRAELLHEGNDMIIMAIGNTAIDALRAAVRLEAAGIHASVINARFIKPLDRDIILSMASRIPRILTVEENALQGGFGSAVMECLNEAAISHTAVKRLGIPDHFIEQGSMSSLRAACGIDEEGIYQAALSFMKEPLKTGG, from the coding sequence ATGATCCTCGAAAAAGTATCTTCCCCGCAAGACCTCAGAACGCTCAGTGCTGATGAGCTTAAAACATTGTCCGATGAGCTCAGGACCCTGATCATAGAGACCGTTGCCGTAAATGGAGGGCATCTGGCATCCAACCTCGGCATCATCGAGCTGACCATTGCACTTCATCATGTCTTCAACTCGCCCGTTGACAAGATCGTATGGGATGTCGGCCATCAGTCCTATGCCCACAAAATTCTGACCGGCCGAAAAGAGACATTCACGACCCTCAGGACAGAGAAGGGTATTTCGGGTTTTCCAAAAATAGCGGAAAGTCCGCATGACGCCTTCGGCACAGGCCATAGTTCAACATCCATATCCGCCGCCCTCGGACTGCTTGAGGCGCGGGACAGAAATCATGAGCAGTTCAAGGTGATAGCGGTGATCGGTGACGGCGCCCTCTCAGGAGGCATCGCCTTTGAAGGCATGAACAACGCCGGCCACGGCAAGAAAGACCTTATCGTGATCCTGAACGACAATGAGATGTCCATATCCCCCAATGTCGGGGCCCTTTCAGCATATATGAACAGGATCCTTACCGACGAGCGATATCGCAAATTCAAAAAGGATACGATATCCTTTCTTGAGGGCATACCAAAGCTCGGCGGCTCTGTTGCAAAGATCGCGAGAAAGACCGAAGAGACCCTGAAAGGCATGATCCTTCCCGGCCTGCTCTTTGAAGAGCTCGGCTTTGACTATATCGGTCCTATTGACGGCCACAACACCGAACTGCTGATCGAAACATTGAACAGGATAAAGTCCTCGACATCGCCCACCCTTGTCCACGTGATCACAAAAAAAGGCAAGGGATATGAGTTCTCCGAAAAAGACCCCTGCGTGTTCCACGGCATCGGCCCGTTTGAAGTCGAGACAGGCTCGCCGCTCAGCACCGGCTCGGTCAGCTACAGCGCTGCCTTCGGCACCTGTCTTGCTGAACTGGCAGAATCAGACCCGAAGGTTATCGCCATCTCTGCGGCAATGAAGGAAGGGACCGGGCTCGACTGCTTTGCGGAACGTTTCCCTGACCGTTTTTATGATGTCGGCATTGCAGAGCAGCATGCCGTAACCTTTGCTGCAGGCCTCGCTGCCGGAGGACTCAAACCCGTGGTTGCTGTGTACTCTACATTTCTGCAGCGCGCGTACGACCAGATCATCCATGATGTCTGTCTCCAGAACCTTCCGGTCGTATTTGCCATAGACAGGGCCGGTCTCGTCGGTGAAGACGGTCCCACTCACCATGGCATCTTTGATATATCCTTCCTCAGACATATCCCAAACCTCACCTGCCTTGCACCGAAGAATACCGAGGAGCTGAGATTGATGCTTGCCTGGGCATTGGACCATGCAGGCCCGGTGGCGATTCGCTATCCGCGCGGCAGGGCGCCGCAGTCCGGTATTCCTGCTTCTCCCATGGCTCCGGGACGGGCGGAACTGCTCCATGAAGGTAATGACATGATCATCATGGCGATCGGCAACACTGCCATCGATGCTCTCCGGGCAGCAGTTCGTCTTGAAGCCGCAGGCATTCATGCTTCCGTGATCAATGCCCGGTTCATCAAGCCCCTTGACCGCGACATCATCCTGTCCATGGCATCTCGCATACCCAGAATCCTTACCGTAGAGGAGAATGCCCTTCAGGGAGGGTTCGGCAGTGCTGTTATGGAGTGCCTCAATGAAGCAGCGATATCACACACAGCCGTGAAACGACTCGGCATTCCGGATCATTTTATTGAACAGGGCAGCATGAGCAGTCTCAGAGCCGCCTGCGGCATTGACGAAGAAGGCATCTATCAGGCCGCCCTCTCCTTCATGAAAGAACCCCTGAAGACAGGTGGGTAA
- the guaA gene encoding glutamine-hydrolyzing GMP synthase, which produces MHEEKILVLDFGSQYTQLIARRIRDGKVYSEIFPFNAPSEKIRAFNPKGIILSGGPSSVYDEGAPAPDLEVLRLGIPVLGICYGMQVMAHYLGGKVARSTKREYGHAELIIDNDRDFLWGISQESKVWMSHGDKIEQLPKGFSVIGHTANSPVAAMADVNRHFYAVQFHPEVVHTDEGTRILQNFVHTVCGCRPTWEMSSFIDWSVADIRTRTEGKKVICALSGGVDSSVVALLLHKAIADSLTCIFVDNGLLRKGEAEKVKKTFEGHFHIRLIYIDARKRFLEKLSGITDPEKKRKIIGNEFIALFEEEAKKIADAEFLAQGTLYPDVIESVSFKGPSAVIKSHHNVGGLPEVMNLQLVEPLRELFKDEVRILGEELGLPEEICWRHPFPGPGLAIRCIGDITGEKLHILREADAIVLDEIKAAGLYREIWQAFAVILPIKSVGVMGDERTYDNVVAVRAVTSVDGMTADWAKIPYEVMGRISNRIINEVKGVNRVVLDVTSKPPGTIEWE; this is translated from the coding sequence ATGCATGAAGAAAAGATATTAGTCCTCGATTTCGGCTCACAGTACACTCAGCTCATTGCGCGAAGGATCCGCGACGGTAAGGTCTATTCCGAGATATTCCCGTTCAATGCCCCCAGCGAAAAAATCAGAGCCTTTAACCCCAAAGGCATTATCCTGTCGGGCGGGCCGTCGAGCGTGTACGACGAAGGTGCGCCTGCCCCTGATCTGGAAGTATTAAGACTGGGCATACCCGTGTTAGGCATCTGCTACGGCATGCAGGTTATGGCCCATTATCTGGGCGGCAAGGTCGCCCGGTCAACAAAGAGGGAATACGGCCATGCTGAGCTTATCATCGATAATGACAGGGACTTTCTCTGGGGCATCTCGCAGGAGTCCAAGGTCTGGATGAGCCATGGAGACAAGATAGAGCAGCTGCCCAAAGGTTTCTCGGTCATCGGCCATACGGCCAATTCTCCGGTTGCTGCCATGGCGGATGTCAACAGGCATTTTTATGCGGTCCAGTTCCATCCCGAGGTGGTCCATACGGACGAAGGCACTCGCATACTGCAGAACTTTGTGCACACGGTCTGCGGCTGCAGACCTACCTGGGAGATGTCATCCTTTATTGACTGGTCTGTGGCGGACATACGGACAAGGACAGAAGGCAAAAAGGTAATCTGCGCATTGAGCGGCGGCGTGGACTCATCGGTCGTTGCGCTCCTGCTTCATAAGGCGATCGCCGACAGCCTCACCTGCATCTTTGTTGACAACGGTCTTCTCCGCAAAGGAGAGGCTGAAAAAGTGAAAAAGACCTTTGAGGGTCATTTTCATATCAGACTCATCTATATCGACGCACGGAAGCGGTTTCTGGAAAAGCTGAGCGGCATTACTGATCCGGAGAAAAAGAGAAAGATTATCGGCAACGAGTTCATTGCCCTCTTCGAAGAAGAGGCTAAGAAGATAGCGGATGCCGAGTTCCTTGCGCAGGGAACGCTCTACCCGGATGTGATAGAAAGCGTATCCTTCAAGGGGCCCTCAGCCGTGATCAAGAGCCACCATAATGTCGGCGGTCTGCCTGAGGTGATGAACCTGCAGCTCGTGGAACCGCTCAGGGAACTCTTCAAGGATGAGGTCCGCATACTGGGCGAAGAGCTGGGCCTGCCTGAGGAGATCTGCTGGCGCCATCCCTTCCCCGGCCCCGGATTGGCCATACGCTGCATCGGTGACATAACCGGGGAAAAGCTGCATATCCTCAGAGAGGCTGATGCGATCGTGCTTGATGAGATCAAGGCCGCAGGTCTGTACCGCGAAATATGGCAGGCCTTTGCCGTGATCCTGCCGATCAAAAGCGTCGGGGTCATGGGAGATGAACGCACCTACGATAATGTTGTCGCTGTTCGGGCGGTCACCAGTGTCGACGGCATGACCGCTGATTGGGCAAAGATCCCCTATGAGGTGATGGGAAGGATATCGAACCGGATCATCAATGAAGTGAAAGGCGTCAACAGGGTAGTGCTTGACGTAACCTCAAAGCCTCCCGGAACGATCGAGTGGGAGTAG